Proteins from one Catenuloplanes atrovinosus genomic window:
- a CDS encoding ABC transporter substrate-binding protein translates to MIRPNLAWRSVAVLSAACLALTACADDAEETPNAGSSSAATAVGDGTLKLGTLLPQTGSLAILGPPEIAGVDAAVTEINAAGGVLGKPVVVSHTDSGDTSTDIATQSVNKLLAEGVDTIIGAASSSVSLSVIDKITGAGVVQFSPANTSDEFTNYNDKGLYFRTAPPDTLQGRVLGDLIIQDGSAKVGLLVMQDSYGVGLAKSTRAAVEGAGGQIVAEAVYDPKAPDFSAEVDQIKTANPDAIVLIGFDEAQKIIPKLVEAGLTTDKKKWYFVDGNLSNKYNFPAGTLKGAKGTLPGAAANQAFKDKVLKEDPQLADFSYAPESYDAVMLTALAAEAAGSDAPAAIAANLKAVSEGGTKCTDFATCLTLVKSGTDLDYDGISGPVSFNDAGDPSEATIGIYEYGQDNKYTNVDYKSGKI, encoded by the coding sequence ATGATCCGCCCGAACCTCGCATGGCGTAGCGTCGCCGTGCTGAGCGCCGCGTGCCTCGCGCTCACCGCGTGCGCCGACGACGCGGAGGAAACGCCGAACGCCGGCAGCTCGTCCGCCGCCACCGCGGTCGGTGACGGCACGCTCAAGCTCGGCACGCTGCTGCCCCAGACCGGCTCGCTGGCCATCCTCGGCCCGCCGGAGATCGCCGGCGTCGACGCCGCCGTCACGGAGATCAACGCGGCCGGTGGCGTGCTCGGCAAGCCGGTCGTGGTCAGCCACACCGACTCCGGCGACACCTCGACCGACATCGCGACCCAGTCGGTCAACAAGCTGCTCGCCGAGGGCGTCGACACCATCATCGGCGCCGCCTCCTCGTCGGTCTCGCTCTCCGTCATCGACAAGATCACGGGCGCGGGCGTCGTGCAGTTCTCGCCGGCGAACACGTCCGACGAGTTCACCAACTACAACGACAAGGGTCTGTACTTCCGGACCGCCCCGCCGGACACGCTCCAGGGCCGCGTCCTCGGTGACCTGATCATCCAGGACGGCAGCGCCAAGGTCGGCCTGCTGGTCATGCAGGACTCGTACGGCGTCGGCCTCGCCAAGAGCACCCGCGCCGCCGTCGAGGGCGCCGGTGGCCAGATCGTCGCCGAGGCCGTGTACGACCCGAAGGCGCCGGACTTCTCCGCCGAGGTCGACCAGATCAAGACCGCGAACCCGGACGCGATCGTGCTGATCGGCTTCGACGAGGCCCAGAAGATCATCCCCAAGCTGGTCGAGGCGGGCCTGACCACCGACAAGAAGAAGTGGTACTTCGTCGACGGCAACCTGTCGAACAAGTACAACTTCCCGGCCGGCACGCTCAAGGGCGCCAAGGGCACGCTGCCCGGCGCGGCCGCCAACCAGGCCTTCAAGGACAAGGTCCTCAAGGAGGACCCGCAGCTGGCCGACTTCTCGTACGCGCCGGAGTCCTACGACGCCGTCATGCTGACCGCGCTCGCCGCCGAGGCCGCCGGTTCCGACGCCCCCGCCGCGATCGCCGCCAACCTCAAGGCGGTCTCCGAGGGCGGCACCAAGTGCACCGACTTCGCCACCTGCCTCACCCTGGTGAAGTCCGGCACGGACCTCGACTACGACGGCATCAGCGGCCCGGTCTCCTTCAACGACGCCGGTGACCCGTCCGAGGCCACCATCGGCATCTACGAGTACGGCCAGGACAACAAGTACACGAACGTCGACTACAAGTCCGGCAAGATCTGA